The proteins below come from a single Oscillospiraceae bacterium genomic window:
- the rpoB gene encoding DNA-directed RNA polymerase subunit beta produces the protein MVKPHKLGTTTRMSFSKINETLEMPNLIEVQKKSFEWFINEGLRDVLKDVSPIVDYSGNINVDFVDYTIENKPKYPIEECKERDVNYDVPLRLKVRLSNKVTGEVKEQDIYVGTIPMMTDNGTFVMNGAERVVVSQIVRSPGMYYEVTLDKSNKKTYATTVIPYRGAWLEYENDANDIFYVRIDKNRKMHISVLIRALGYGTDKEITDKFGDEEKLIATMQKDEMKLLAEQNKTTEMDEALKEIYKKLRPGDPPMVDSARNLINNLFFDPKRYDVYNVGRYKMNKKMALGRRIEGTTLAEDAVSAVTGEVIYEAGTALNRQMAKEIEDAGVIRVKVVAPDGKEVVVFSNEMVHADKILGYDISDTGINEMVRLSVLNEITSEYTDAEEVKKQMKLRKDELVPKNITVEDIMASINYLFCLIHNVGAADDIDHLGNRRLRSVGELLQNQLRTGFLRMDKIIKERMTVQDMDNVTPQSLINTRPILSAINEFFGSSPLSQFMDQTNPLSELTHKRRLSALGPGGLSRDRASFEVRDVHYTQYGRMCPIETPEGPNIGLISYLSTYARISEYGFIEAPYRRVDKETGVVTDEVIYMTADVEDEYIVAQANEPLDENNRFVNSKVTARFREEIIEIDSKKIDFMDVSPKMVVSVATAMIPFLENDDNTRALMGSNMQKQAVPLMINDAPIVGTGMEYKAAVDSGVVVTAKHAGIVEDVASDHVTIRLDDGTTEHYPLIKFKRSNQGTCINQKPIVDKGERVEKGRVIADGMATSNGEIALGKNALIGFMTWEGYNYEDAVLINERLVREDIYTSIHIEEYSHEARETKLGPEEITRDIPSVGDDVLKDLDEYGVIRIGAEVHAGDILVGKVTPKGETELTAEERLLRAIFGEKAREVRDTSLRLPHGESGIVVDVKVFSRENKDELMPGVNKVVRVYIAQKRKISVGDKMAGRHGNKGVISRILPPEDMPFLPDGTPLDIVLNPLGVPSRMNIGQVLEVHIGMAAKKLGWKIMTPVFDGANEEDIAHYLAEAGLDPDGKTVLYDGRTGQPFDNRVTVGIMYFLKLHHLVDDKIHARSTGPYSLVTQQPLGGKAQFGGQRFGEMEVWALEAYGAAYTLQEILTVKSDDVIGRVKTYEAIVKGQNIPTPGVPESFKVLIKELQSLGLDVRVLDGEDNEVQLKEVSEEETESIKAIEVSDIGEAKFDAVDPMHDDEEGKYADADESDDDDFGFDGDDYSDEDYGDEPSDDDM, from the coding sequence AAACTTTGGAGATGCCCAATCTCATAGAGGTTCAGAAGAAGTCTTTTGAGTGGTTCATCAATGAAGGTCTGCGAGATGTATTGAAGGATGTTTCTCCCATAGTCGATTATTCGGGAAATATCAATGTTGATTTTGTTGACTATACCATTGAAAACAAGCCGAAGTATCCCATAGAAGAGTGCAAGGAGAGAGATGTGAACTATGACGTTCCTCTTCGTCTCAAGGTGCGTCTCAGCAACAAGGTTACCGGTGAAGTAAAGGAACAGGATATTTACGTTGGTACCATTCCCATGATGACCGATAACGGTACATTTGTCATGAATGGTGCGGAGCGTGTTGTTGTATCTCAGATAGTTCGTTCACCCGGTATGTATTACGAAGTCACTCTTGACAAATCCAATAAAAAGACTTATGCAACCACCGTTATTCCTTACCGCGGCGCATGGCTGGAGTATGAGAATGACGCTAATGACATATTCTATGTCAGAATAGATAAAAACCGCAAGATGCATATCTCAGTCCTTATAAGAGCACTGGGATACGGAACCGATAAGGAAATCACCGATAAGTTCGGCGATGAAGAAAAGCTTATCGCAACCATGCAGAAGGATGAAATGAAGCTTCTTGCAGAGCAGAATAAGACTACCGAGATGGATGAGGCACTTAAGGAGATTTACAAAAAACTCCGTCCTGGTGATCCCCCCATGGTGGACAGTGCAAGAAACCTCATCAACAATCTTTTCTTTGATCCCAAGCGTTATGATGTTTATAACGTCGGACGATACAAGATGAACAAGAAGATGGCTCTCGGACGCCGTATCGAGGGTACCACTCTTGCGGAGGATGCCGTTTCCGCTGTTACGGGCGAGGTTATCTATGAGGCAGGCACCGCTCTCAACCGCCAGATGGCAAAAGAAATTGAGGATGCAGGTGTTATCCGTGTAAAGGTTGTAGCTCCCGACGGTAAAGAGGTTGTTGTATTCTCCAACGAAATGGTTCATGCCGACAAAATACTCGGCTACGATATTTCAGACACCGGCATAAACGAAATGGTGAGACTGTCTGTTCTCAACGAAATCACTTCTGAATACACCGATGCCGAAGAGGTTAAGAAGCAGATGAAGCTCCGCAAGGATGAGCTTGTTCCCAAGAACATCACTGTGGAAGATATTATGGCTTCCATTAACTATCTGTTCTGTCTTATTCATAATGTTGGTGCTGCTGATGATATCGACCATCTCGGAAACCGTCGTCTGCGCAGCGTGGGCGAGCTTCTTCAGAATCAGCTCCGCACAGGCTTCCTCAGAATGGATAAGATTATCAAGGAGCGTATGACTGTTCAGGATATGGACAATGTAACGCCTCAGTCCCTGATAAATACACGTCCCATTCTTTCGGCAATAAACGAATTCTTTGGTTCGTCTCCTCTTTCTCAGTTCATGGATCAGACCAACCCGCTTTCCGAGCTTACTCATAAGCGCCGTCTGTCCGCACTGGGTCCCGGAGGTCTTTCCCGTGACCGTGCATCCTTCGAGGTTCGAGACGTACACTACACCCAGTACGGAAGAATGTGCCCTATTGAAACTCCCGAAGGTCCCAACATCGGTCTTATTTCCTACCTTTCAACATATGCACGTATCAGTGAGTACGGCTTCATAGAAGCTCCGTACCGCCGTGTTGATAAGGAAACTGGTGTAGTAACCGACGAGGTTATCTACATGACCGCAGATGTGGAAGATGAATATATAGTTGCTCAGGCTAACGAGCCTTTGGATGAAAACAACCGTTTCGTAAATTCTAAGGTTACTGCAAGATTCCGCGAGGAAATTATCGAAATAGATTCCAAAAAGATCGATTTCATGGATGTTTCCCCAAAAATGGTTGTCTCGGTTGCAACAGCAATGATCCCCTTCCTTGAAAATGACGATAACACACGTGCACTCATGGGTTCAAACATGCAGAAGCAGGCTGTTCCCCTCATGATTAATGATGCACCTATCGTCGGAACGGGTATGGAATATAAGGCGGCTGTGGATTCCGGCGTGGTTGTTACAGCAAAGCACGCAGGTATCGTTGAGGATGTTGCATCTGATCACGTTACCATCCGCCTTGATGACGGTACTACCGAGCACTATCCTCTCATTAAGTTCAAACGCTCCAACCAGGGTACCTGTATCAACCAGAAGCCTATTGTGGATAAGGGCGAACGTGTTGAAAAGGGTAGGGTAATTGCCGACGGTATGGCTACCAGCAACGGCGAAATTGCTCTCGGTAAGAATGCTCTTATCGGCTTTATGACCTGGGAAGGTTACAACTACGAGGATGCTGTACTCATTAACGAGCGCCTTGTACGCGAAGATATTTACACATCTATTCATATAGAAGAATACTCTCACGAGGCAAGAGAAACAAAGCTCGGTCCGGAAGAGATTACGCGAGATATTCCCAGTGTCGGTGATGACGTACTTAAGGATCTTGACGAGTATGGTGTTATCAGAATCGGTGCTGAGGTTCATGCAGGCGATATCCTGGTAGGTAAGGTTACTCCCAAGGGTGAAACCGAGCTTACCGCCGAGGAAAGACTTCTGCGTGCAATTTTCGGTGAAAAAGCGCGTGAGGTTCGTGATACCTCTCTCAGACTGCCTCACGGCGAAAGCGGTATAGTAGTAGACGTTAAAGTTTTCTCCCGTGAAAACAAAGACGAGCTTATGCCCGGCGTAAATAAGGTAGTACGCGTATATATCGCTCAGAAGAGAAAAATTTCCGTGGGCGATAAGATGGCAGGTCGTCACGGTAATAAGGGTGTTATTTCCAGAATACTTCCCCCCGAGGATATGCCTTTCCTTCCCGACGGTACACCTCTTGATATCGTACTTAACCCTCTGGGCGTTCCTTCCCGAATGAATATCGGACAGGTGCTCGAGGTTCATATAGGTATGGCAGCCAAGAAGCTGGGATGGAAGATTATGACTCCTGTATTCGACGGTGCCAACGAAGAAGATATAGCACACTATCTGGCAGAAGCGGGACTTGACCCCGACGGTAAGACCGTTCTTTACGACGGACGTACCGGTCAGCCGTTTGATAACCGCGTAACAGTAGGTATCATGTACTTCCTTAAGCTCCACCATCTGGTTGATGATAAGATACACGCACGTTCCACCGGTCCTTACTCACTTGTAACACAGCAGCCTCTGGGTGGTAAAGCTCAGTTCGGTGGTCAGCGTTTCGGTGAGATGGAGGTATGGGCACTGGAAGCATACGGTGCCGCTTACACACTTCAGGAAATACTCACTGTTAAGTCTGACGACGTAATAGGACGTGTTAAGACCTACGAGGCAATCGTAAAGGGTCAGAACATTCCCACTCCCGGTGTTCCCGAATCCTTCAAGGTTCTTATTAAAGAGCTCCAGTCTTTGGGTCTCGATGTAAGAGTTCTTGACGGCGAGGATAACGAGGTTCAGCTTAAAGAGGTTTCGGAGGAAGAGACCGAATCCATCAAGGCTATTGAAGTGAGCGACATCGGAGAAGCAAAATTTGATGCTGTTGACCCCATGCATGATGATGAGGAAGGAAAATACGCCGACGCAGACGAAAGCGACGATGACGATTTCGGCTTTGACGGCGATGACTACTCCGACGAAGACTATGGCGATGAGCCGTCCGACGATGATATGTAA